One Malassezia restricta chromosome VI, complete sequence genomic region harbors:
- a CDS encoding conserved serine/proline-rich protein, with product MLRHCGTLICVVLQGRHLTRKRTHDTQDPVAEVRIDGTRLRTLPDRRGGSAPLWDEQMQFEIVDNGTSPHTLELVCYATDKEPDYIGRTAIDLTPALTQRQYDRWLSLTHHGQCTGQVYVELTYYPLPQPLDIASPASTPPTPSHPHTPHDTMAADDAAQAPASPSRDRGHSIPAPTHISSPPPAPSRTRPPHTSIPTPPKSSPRFVAPIPGTP from the coding sequence ATGCTGCGGCACTGCGGCACGCTGATCTGCGTCGTGCTCCAAGGCCGGCATCTCACACgcaagcgcacgcacgacacACAGGACCCCGTCGCTGAGGTACGCATCGACGGCACCCGGCTCCGCACACTGCCAGACAGACGCGGCGGATCCGCACCTCTTTGGGACGAGCAGATGCAATTCGAAATCGTCGACAACGGTACGTCGCCCCACACACTCGAACTCGTGTGCTACGCTACCGACAAGGAACCCGACTATATCGGGCGCACCGCCATCGACCTCACGCCAGCTCTTACGCAACGGCAGTACGATCGATGGCTCAGCCTCACGCACCACGGCCAGTGCACCGGTCAAGTCTACGTCGAGCTCACCTACTACCCCTTGCCCCAGCCCCTCGACATCGCATCCCCTGCTTCCACGCCACCCACACCATCGCATCCGCACACGCCTCACGATACCAtggccgccgacgacgccgcacAAGCTCCCGCTTCGCCGAGCCGCGACAGAGGCCACTCCATTCCCGCACCCACACACATCTCCTCCCCACCCCCCGCACCGTCGCGCACACGGCCGCCACACACATCCATACCGACGCCACCCAAAAGCAGCCCCCGCTTCGTGGCTCCTATACCCGGCACGCCATAG
- a CDS encoding 5-aminolevulinate synthase, with protein MDLTRVSPSRLRGLCPYLRGLPRATLCHLARSFSMASRTGASGGLLSRVKQCPYMSQSIAETDCSTDTMPSGTTVGGASSSVNDMVVPHPLPKAMVEMSGGVCPVSHQRLPTSMMQKRTYATQSTLAKASMVSLNPSAAASMPAPATLEAAPYQRRTPGSGLGRLPEPPKTTDPGFDFERFYHEELKQKHDGNTYRYFNNVNRLAQRAPMGHLTENEAHEITVWCSNDYQNMSRHPRVLSAMAETLSKYGAGAGGTRNIAGHNMHVERAEEVLARLHRKDAALVFGSCYAANDATLTVLGSKLPDCVILSDASNHASMIQGIKHSGARKMIYKHNDMTDLENKLKSLPLSTPKIIAFESVYSMCGTIGPIEETIALAKKYGAITFLDEVHAVGMYGPHGAGVAEHLDWMLNATMPPGKLRGTVMDKIDIITGTLGKAYGNVGGYIAGSHRMVDLIRSYAPQFIFSTTLPPAVLTGAATAVEVLMESNHTRQLQQIRTRELKNALLDAGIPLQSNPSHIVPVLVGSAEKAKQASDLLLNQHGCYVQPINYPTVATGLERLRITPTPEHTSQHVRHLVQALQQVWDQLGLRTVQDLLDAPRDGSDVLADLFRRSQFEEDTSPLWSDAMLALPSEMITGSSSAAFHCGCSKVDMPSPSTLVA; from the coding sequence ATGGACTTGACGCGCGTATCTCCGTCCCGTTTGCGGGGCCTGTGTCCGTATCTGCGTGGACTGCCTCGTGCAACGCTGTGCCATCTCGCACGATCATTCTCCATGGCAAGTCGCACGGGCGCAAGCGGCGGACTGCTCTCTCGTGTCAAGCAGTGCCCGTACATGAGCCAGTCGATCGCCGAGACAGATTGCTCCACGGACACCATGCCGTCGGGTACCACGGTAGGcggcgcttcgtcgtcgGTGAACGACATGGTCGTGCCTCACCCGCTTCCGAAAGCGATGGTCGAAATGTCTGGTGGCGTCTGCCCCGTCTCCCACCAGCGCTTGCCCACCTCGATGATGCAAAAGCGCACGTATGCTACGCAGAGCACCTTGGCCAAGGCATCCATGGTATCGCTGAATCCGTCTGCCGCGGCTTCCATGCCAGCTCCTGCTACGCTCGAGGCAGCTCCGTACCAGAGGCGCACGCCCGGCTCGGGTCTGGGCCGCCTGCCTGAGCCTCCCAAGACCACGGACCCTGGCTTCGACTTTGAGCGCTTCTACCACGAAGAGCTGAAGCAAAAGCACGACGGCAATACGTACCGCTACTTTAACAACGTGAACCGCCTGGCTCAACGTGCGCCGATGGGCCACCTGACAGAGAACGAGGCGCACGAAATCACGGTGTGGTGCTCGAATGACTATCAAAACATGTCGCGCCACCCCCGTGTGCTGTCTGCGATGGCCGAGACACTGAGCAAGTAcggtgctggagctggTGGTACGCGCAATATTGCTGGCCACAACAtgcacgtcgagcgcgcggaAGAAGTGCTAGCTCGTCTGCACCGCAAGGATGCTGCGCTGGTGTTTGGATCGTGCTATGCCGCGAACGATGCGACGCTTACGGTATTGGGCTCAAAGCTCCCGGACTGTGTGATCCTAAGTGACGCCAGCAACCACGCCTCGATGATCCAGGGCATCAAGCATAGTGGTGCCCGCAAAATGATCTACAAGCACAACGACATGACTGATCTGGAAAACAAGCTCAAGAGCCTGCCTTTGTCGACGCCCAAGATCATTGCTTTCGAATCGGTGTACAGCATGTGTGGCACAATAGGACCGATTGAGGAGACGATTGCTCTCGCCAAAAAGTACGGCGCCATCACGTTCCTCGACGAGGTCCATGCTGTCGGTATGTATGGCCcacacggcgctggtgtGGCGGAACATCTCGACTGGATGCTCAATGCCACGATGCCACCTGGTAagctgcgtggcacggTGATGGACAAGATCGATATTATCACGGGTACTCTTGGTAAGGCGTACGGAAATGTGGGTGGCTACATCGCTGGCTCGCACCGCATGGTCGACCTGATCCGCTCGTATGCGCCGCAGTTCATCTTTAGTACGACGTTGCCTCCGGCCGTGCTAACGGgcgctgcgacggccgtgGAAGTGCTGATGGAATCGAACCACACGCgtcagctgcagcagatTCGCACACGTGAGCTCAAGAATGCGCTACTCGATGCGGGCATTCCGCTCCAGAGCAACCCTTCGCACAttgtgcctgtgctcgTTGGCTCGGCAGAGAAGGCGAAACAGGCGTCGGACCTGCTCTTAAACCAGCACGGCTGCTACGTTCAGCCGATCAACTATCCTACGGTTGCTACGGGCCTAGAGCGTCTGCGCATCACGCCCACTCCGGAGCACACGTCGCAGCACGTCCGTCACCTTGTGCAAGCTCTGCAGCAGGTGTGGGACCAGCTGGGCCTGCGCACGGTGCAAGACCTTTTAGATGCTCCACGTGATGGCTCCGACGTGCTTGCTGACCTGTTCCGTCGCTCGCAGTTCGAAGAGGACACGTCGCCGCTGTGGAGTGACGCGATGCTCGCCCTCCCCAGCGAAATGATTACGGGCAGTTCGTCCGCTGCTTTCCACTGCGGGTGCAGCAAGGTCGACATGCcatcgccctcgacgcTGGTGGCCTAG
- a CDS encoding coatomer subunit zeta produces the protein MPAGALNLTLYTTQAVVLLDAEGHRLYAKYFEPLAAKDAPAPPTMAPGLAPLVARNPFPTLKQQQKFEQSIWDKARRASGDLFQYEGHLVLFKASYDVYLFVIAPDRENELMIHSFLQSLYDTLTILLQSQMDKRTVLDNLDLVTIAIDESVDDGIILETDSAAIANRVTRTRPDTIEVQLNEQTIMNAYSNFRDKVVQRLGSL, from the exons ATGCCGGCTGGAGCGCTCAACCTGACGCTGTACACGACGCAGGCTGTGGTCCTGTTGGATGCGGAGGGCCACCGCCTGTATGCGAAGTACTTTGAGCCGCTCGCTGCCAaggatgcgccggcgccgcctaCGATGGCCCCTGggctcgcgccgctcgtggcgcgGAACCCGTTTCCGACGCtcaagcagcagcagaaATTTGAGCAGAGCATTTGggacaaggcgcgccgtgcATCCGGCGATCTGTTTCAGTATGAGGGTCATCTCGTGCTGTTCAAGGCGTCGTATGACGTGTACCTCTTTGTGATTGCGCCTGATCGTGAGAATGAGCTCATGATCCACAGCTTTTTGCAGTCGCTCTATGACACACTGACGATTCTGCTGCAGAGTCAAATGGACAAGCGGACGGTGCTAGATAATTTGGATCTTGTGACGATTGCGATCGACGAGAGTGTGGACGATGG CATCATACTCGAGACGGACAGCGCGGCGATCGCGAATCGCGTCACGCGCACGCGACCTGACACGATCGAGGTCCAGCTGAATGAGCAGA CGATTATGAATGCCTACTCGAACTTCCGCGACAA ggtcgtccagcgcctcggcagTCTATAG
- a CDS encoding alpha/beta-hydrolase has translation MNVGQGGSPRSRGQRTRHMRTSSGLGLDTLLVRTAQDGSRSSMRVKAPLVGGFYFSDLVVVMLSAMYHLLCSCSIAELLDLMYFMFVYHTIHLWRDVWSRPAGLSFFHAYMLCMMRKVMHVMPFLPPRICLSSLSMAPFLRWRTGGAAAILIRAYGHHKEDGFRAYWMRSVPASSTASPPPSSRTVVLYVHGGGFALGSVALYAEPLLRVLSYTKGHHVECVALEYELAPKARFPSQLVEALRCYAHLLERERIPASRIVLAGDSAGGNLVMSMLLCLHGQGYSRLGGRTWSSLPLPARAVLLSPWLDLRRPSHPCAAPLDIVTSANLHQFAQVYTQILPRPRRVAGPASRLVRRLLRSPSYPCIWLRTWLSQPLWLATRAVEAAEARTDAVPCAQLYDTNNDHPVMNHVNVSPVLGEWHDIAQRVNLSVLWGEHELMAEDIAAWTRRLPRVDTYVATHDWGVHVWPFLNALLAPSVAEREWGLWQMARAMVGVPMALSEPTSPPSSMPSDTDEPEPDEQAQRAWDAELQRLHVKT, from the coding sequence ATGAATGTCGGGCAAGGTGGCTCACCACGCTCGCGTGGACAGCGTACTCGGCATATGCGCACATCGAGTGGCCTGGGCCTTGATACCTTGCTGGTGCGCACAGCACAAGATGGGTCCAggtcgtcgatgcgagTCAAGGCACCGCTCGTGGGCGGCTTTTATTTCTCAGATCTTGTGGTCGTGATGCTTTCAGCCATGTACCATCTTctgtgctcgtgctcgattgctgagctgctcgatcTCATGTACTTTATGTTTGTGTACCACACCATCCATCTTTGGCGTGATGTGTGGTCCCGACCTGCGGGGCTGAGCTTCTTCCATGCGTATATGCTGTGTATGATGAGGAAGGTCATGCATGTGATGCCATTTTTGCCTCCGCGCATCTGTCTCTCTTCCCTTTCCATGGCGCCGTTCTTGCGTTGGcgcacgggcggcgcagctgccatTCTGATTCGTGCGTATGGGCACCATAAGGAGGATGGATTCCGGGCCTATTGGATGCGCAGCGTtccggcatcgtcgacagCATCGCCACCTCCGTCGTCACGCACCGTCGTCCTGTATGTGCACGGTGGCGGCTTTGCGCTGGGCTCCGTCGCCCTGTATGCCGAGCCCCTCTTGCGAGTCTTGTCGTATACCAAGGGACACCACGTTGAGTGTGTGGCGCTCGAGTATGAACtggcgcccaaggcgcggTTCCCTtcgcagctcgtcgaggcgctACGATGCTATGCGCATttgctggagcgcgagcgtaTCCCTGCttcgcgcatcgtgctcgCCGGTGACAGCGCTGGCGGCAATCTTGTCATGAGCATGCTTTTGTGCCTGCATGGCCAAGGATACTCGCGTCTTGGTGGTCGGACGTGGTCGTCGCTCCCGCTTCCcgcgcgcgctgtgctGCTGAGCCCATGGCTGGATCTTCGTCGCCCATCTCACccatgcgcagcgccgctcgacaTTGTGACGTCTGCGAACCTGCATCAGTTTGCGCAGGTCTATACACAGATTTTGCCTCGACCGCGACGCGTGGCAGGACCGGCAAGCCGACTTGTCCGGAGGCTTCTGCGCTCGCCATCGTATCCGTGCATATGGCTTCGCACCTGGCTGAGCCAGCCGCTGTGGCTGGCCACGCGAGCCGTTGAAGCGGCCGAGGCCCGTACGGATgccgtgccatgcgcccaACTGTACGACACGAACAACGACCACCCTGTGATGAACCATGTGAACGTGTCGCCTGTGCTGGGCGAATGGCACGATATTGCGCAGCGAGTCAACCTTTCTGTGCTGTGGGGTGAGCACGAGCTGATGGCTGAGGACATTGCGgcgtggacgcggcggctgcCGCGTGTCGATACGTACGTCGCGACGCATGACTGGGGCGTGCATGTGTGGCCGTTTCtcaatgcgctgctggcgccGTCGGTGGCCGAGCGGGAGTGGGGTCTGTGGCAGatggcgcgtgcgatggTCGGCGTGCCCATGGCGCTCTCTGAGCCGACGTCCCCGCCATCATCTATGCCATCTGACACGGACGAGCCTGAGCCTGATGAGCAGGCCCAGCGGGCATGGGATGCTGAGCTCCAGCGTCTGCATGTCAAGACCTAG
- a CDS encoding cytochrome c oxidase assembly factor 5 translates to MHGVCDRIRAELAECLKKSDCMRVHGHSGKECMSKYRDTLPPECQQVYYGFVDCKRSLWDMRKRFRGIPGGQYNSSSTMFAALDRRMEK, encoded by the coding sequence ATGCATGGCGTTTGTGATCGCATccgcgccgagctggcTGAATGCCTGAAGAAGTCGGACTGCATGCGTGTGCACGGCCACTCGGGGAAAGAGTGCATGTCCAAGTACCGTGATACGCTGCCGCCCGAGTGTCAGCAGGTGTACTACGGCTTTGTGGACTGCAAGCGGTCGTTGTGGGATATGCGCAAGCGCTTTCGTGGCATTCCCGGCGGCCAGTACAACTCGAGCTCTACGATGTttgctgcgctcgatcggCGTATGGAGAAGTAG
- a CDS encoding Ras GTPase-activating-like protein IQGAP2/3: MARRPDQPLQPPLPMSTAPLREPLRQHAPTQSRTADMRGKFERPPLRPVARDAPTRRPPSRFESGKLASNPFVQQAARTEPVKAASGRENRPVARAESSVMSRSKTARKVSEATGALSHTRIRLSRQSLKSFPSIDIKAATSVSALQDSGKSPGGKWLDQERDHVQAYEYLCHCSEAQQWMERCIGEPLGGDIANMAEEMRNGIALAKVAKSFEPSCVPRIFVHPKLQFRHTDNINYYFQFVDKIRLPSCFRFELTDLYEKKNFPKVVYCLHALSHFMAHHGRSDKVDDLVGKLEFDEEQLFKTQKTIEAAGTAMPSFGGVGQALAQEMGVKKAPAAPKAPPAPPAEPRSSPGRAARLGVEATTLQAQRAHLKHVEASPKKPATPHTVASMRAQLKPVDSEPTLRSPDKRAHDALERERERHARLEDRERARQERERERTRLRKERERERTRLREEREQRAQDLERERAQLRAEREREREERDRSLVHATQDLERARREQLYMHVRSSTHRELARDDKEWRERLREAEERARAEEREERFKRELAHELERQRQAELYAAELAAAHAETAAVEARLQALAEESARRDAAERARAETRLAVPLQAQIRGALARQALFTQLSQMDEVWAVQLQAHVRGTLARRSLFRTIMDAEAHTPAIVYVQAAARGVLARRRLLAHMQALEQDAVLTALQARIRGALARRAFAQMRTAYQRIALVRAASPAVSTGALARRPHHELRKHMAYVRPDLTGVQAQIRGVLARHEYVWWRTHLHTNVGAIVYVQSLLRGVLARRAFDAGIGRFLAHIPDVVRVQSLCRARRARSHYRALRRGTGVPLDTVRALALDDGGRDYADERAVSQLRHLVVQQRRTNQSMEAHILDLDRKIALLVKNKIGIEDIVKARTERGWLGASASAAHAHVLAEANDPFAAHVLTPDAQRRLEAYQALFYVLQTQPTYLARLLVLTNAADVPEHERGQLEQTVLAMFAYAQQPREEYLLLKLVQATIHTHAPRIATLSDWATPLHAPFQRMLIHLTCGVRERTYLCAMLTPPMSRLLSEPHLELDAVAALRTHADMDAALEEPATRAEFLHRLQALRAVCETFVNALRAASPPTPYGLQFVARAHFDALRTQFPHAHHTDIVRAVAYTLYHSYIHPAIVAPEAYGMPSPSDHARRQLACLSHTLHQIARGTPFDDADRYLQPLNEYVLDASTRVHHWVQTLLDTYVDAEHHFGLDEWTDLGSTHARPVIYISPNEVYAIHQLLCTNVASLTDSHDALAELLAQLGTPPVSTTPELSRARDGEVTLALSHHHTDLAHVHDVDAEDKLLFSEAKQLVMAVLRIQQGPANLLDLFVAPVSGADEAAWAARRTQPPYAGTPTADLSFAELKAKALERILHLEQLGRVHRANAYQDMLDAMAADIRRKDQRRQERRAQRDMLQTTLTRLQEQQQFMESQIKSYETCMDRGKHAMQKPTSRRRRLMDTLPFSPQFFHQRSLKAAGMMPTYGSYRYSATRLHAKGILAYIERPDNLAIDQLSFTIASDQVGVFELEASVGSIVAGNATLRMDDLLEAQYANQTHVGMLDGAIQFHLTPLIRFINKKFYT; this comes from the coding sequence ATGGCTCGGCGTCCTGACCAGCCCCTTCAGCCCCCACTGCCGAtgagcacggcgccgctgcgtgagccgcttcggcagcatgcgccgacgcagtCGCGGACGGCTGATATGCGCGGCAAGTTTGAGCGACCGCCCTTGAGGCCCGTAGCACGAGATGCGCCGACCCGCAGGCCGCCCTCGCGCTTCGAGAGCGGCAAGCTGGCGTCGAATCCATTCGTGCAGCAGGCCGCGCGCACTGAGCCTGTCAAGGCAGCGAGTGGGCGTGAGAACAGGCCTGTTGCGCGTGCCGAGTCGTCTGTCATGAGCCGCAGCAAGACGGCACGCAAGGTGAGTGAGGCCACCGGCGCGCTGAGCCACACACGGATCCGCCTCTCGCGGCAGAGTCTCAAGTCGTTTCCGAGCATCGATATAAaggcagcgacgtcggtgtccgcgctgcaggacagCGGCAAGTCGCCTGGCGGCAAGTGGCTGGACCAGGAGCGGGACCACGTCCAGGCCTACGAGTACCTGTGCCACTGCAGCGAGGCCCAGCAGTGGATGGAGCGCTGCATTGGCGAGCCGCTGGGCGGCGACATTGCGAACATGGCCGAGGAGATGCGGAACGGCATTGCGCTCGCCAAGGTGGCCAAGTCGTTCGAGCCGTCGTGCGTCCCGCGCATCTTTGTGCACCCCAAGCTGCAGTTCCGGCACACGGACAACATCAACTACTACTTCCAGTTCGTCGACAAGATCCGCCTGCCGAGTTGCTTCCGCTTCGAGCTCACGGACCTGTACGAGAAGAAAAACTTTCCAAAAGTCGTGTACTgcctgcatgcgctcagcCACTTTATGGCGCACCACGGCCGCTCCGACAAGGTCGACGACCTCGTCGGCAAGCTCGAGTTCGACGAGGAGCAGCTCTTCAAGACGCAAAAGACCATTGAGGCTGCCGGCACGGCCATGCCCAGCTTTGGCGGCGTCGGCCAGGCCCTCGCGCAGGAGATGGGCGTCAAGAAGGCCCCCGCCGCGCCCAAAGCtccgcccgcgccgcccgccgagccgcgctcgtcgcccggccgtgcggcgcgtctcggcgtcgaggccacgacgctgcaggcgcagcgcgcgcaccTCAAGCACGTCGAAGCGTCGCCGAAGAAACCCGCCACCCCCCACACCgtcgcctcgatgcgcgctcAGCTCAAGCCCGTCGACAGCGAGCcgacgctgcgctcgcccgACAagcgcgcgcacgacgccctcgagcgcgaaCGCGAACGGCACGCACGTCTCGAGGaccgcgagcgcgcgcgccaggAGCGCGAACGTGAGCGAACTCGCCTGCGAAAAgaacgcgagcgcgagcgaaCTCGCCTGCGGGAagagcgcgagcagcgcgcgcaggacctcgagcgcgagcggGCACAGCTCCGCGCAGAGCGCGaacgcgagcgcgaagagcgcGACCGGAgcctcgtccacgccacgcaggatctcgagcgcgcgcgccgcgaaCAACTGTACATGCACGTGCGCTCCTCGACACACCGCGAGCTCGCACGCGACGACAAAGAGTGGCGCGAGCGACTGCGCGAGGCCGaggagcgcgcgcgcgccgaggaGCGGGAAGAGCGCTTcaagcgcgagctcgcgcacgagctggagcgccagcgccaggcgGAGCTGTACGCGGCCGAactcgccgccgcccatgccgagaccgccgccgtcgaggcACGGCTGCAGGCACTGGCCGAAGagagcgcacgccgcgatgcggcggagcgcgcgcgcgccgagacgcgcctcgccgtgccgctgcaggcgcagatccgcggcgcgctcgcgcggcaggcgctctTCACGCAGCTGAGCCAGATGGACGAGGTGTGGGCCGTCCAGCTCCAGGCCCACGTGCGTGGCACACTCGCTCGGCGCTCGCTCTTCCGCACGATCATGGacgccgaggcgcacacGCCGGCGATCGTCTACGTCcaggccgccgcgcgcggcgtgctcgcccgccgccgcctgctcgcgcacatgcaggcgctcgagcaggacGCGGTGCTCACCGCACTGCAGGCGCGGATCCGCGGCGCcctcgcccgccgcgcgTTCGCCcagatgcgcacggcgtaccagcgcatcgcgctcgtgcgcgcaGCCTCGCCGGCCGTCTCGACGGGCGCGCTCGCACGCCGCCCGCaccacgagctgcgcaagcacatggcgtacgtgcgcccCGACCTCACTGGCGTCCAGGCGCAGATCCGCGGCGtcctcgcgcgccacgagtACGTGTggtggcgcacgcatcTGCACACGAACGTCGGCGCGATCGTGTACGTCCAGTCGCTCTTGCGCGGTGTgctggcgcgccgcgccttTGACGCGGGCATCGGGCGCTTCCTCGCACACATCCCCGACGTGGTGCGCGTCCAGagcctgtgccgcgcccgccgcgcccgaTCGCACTACCGCGCCCTCCGGCGCGGGACaggcgtgccgctcgacaCCGTCCGCGCACTCGccctcgacgacggcggccgcgactacgccgacgagcgcgccgtgtCGCAGCTCCGgcacctcgtcgtccagcagcgccggACGAACCAGTCGATGGAGGCGCACATCCTCGATCTCGACCGCAAAattgcgctgctcgtcaaGAACAAGATCGGCATCGAGGACATCGTCAAGGCGCGCACGGAGCGCGGGTGgctcggcgccagcgccagcgccgcgcacgcccacgTCCTCGCCGAGGCGAACGACCCCTTcgccgcgcatgtgctCACGCCcgacgcgcagcgccgcctcgaggCGTACCAGGCGCTCTTCTACGTCCTGCAGACGCAGCCGACGTacctcgcgcgcctgctcgtgcTCACGAACGCGGCCGACGTGCccgagcacgagcgcggccagctcgagcagaCCGTGCTCGCCATGTTCGCCTACGCCCAGCAGCCGCGCGAAGAGTACCTCCTGCTCAAACTCGTGCAGGCGACgatccacacgcacgcccCGCGCATCGCCACGCTCAGCGACTGGGCCACGCCCCTGCACGCGCCCttccagcgcatgctcatcCACCTgacgtgcggcgtgcgcgagcgcacgtACCTGTGTGCGATGCTCACAccgcccatgtcgcgcCTCCTGTCCGAGCCACAcctcgagctcgacgccgtcgccgccctGCGCACCCAcgccgacatggacgccgcgctcgaagagccagccacacgcgccgAGTTCCTGCACCGCCTACAGGCCCTCCGCGCCGTCTGCGAAACCTTTGTCAACGCCCTCCGCGCCGCATCTCCGCCCACGCCGTACGGCCTGCAGttcgtcgcgcgcgcccACTTCGACGCACTGCGCACCCAGTTCCCACACGCACACCACACCGAcatcgtgcgcgccgtcgcctaCACGCTGTACCACTCCTACATCCACCcggccatcgtcgcgcCCGAGGCCTACGGCATGCCGTCGCCGTCCGaccacgcgcgccgccaaTTGGCCTGCCTGTCCCACACACTCCATCAGATCGCCCGCGGCACGCCGttcgacgacgcggaccGCTACCTGCAGCCGCTCAACGAGTACGTCCTCGACGCCAGCACACGCGTGCACCACTGGGTCCAGACACTCCTCGACACCTACGTCGACGCTGAACACCACTTTGGCCTCGACGAATGGACCGACCTCGGCAGCACGCACGCCCGCCCCGTCATCTACATCTCGCCCAACGAGGTCTACGCGATCCACCAGCTCCTGTGCACGAACGTCGCCTCGCTCACAGACTCCCACGACGCACTCGCCGAGCTCCTCGCccagctcggcacgccgcccgTGTCCACCACACCCGAACTCagccgcgcgcgcgacggcgaaGTGACACTCGCCCTCTCACACCACCACACGGACCTCGCACACGTacacgacgtcgacgccgaaGACAAGCTGCTCTTCTccgaggccaagcagctcgtcatggccgtcctgcgcatccagcaggGACCCGCGAACCTCCTCGACCTGTTCGTCGCACCCGTCAGCGGggccgacgaggccgcctgggccgcacgccgcacacAGCCGCCGTACGCCGGCACCCCCACCGCCGACCTGTCGTTCGCCGAgctcaaggccaaggccctcgagcgcatcctgcatctcgagcagctcggccgcGTGCACCGCGCCAATGCATACCaggacatgctcgacgccatggccgccgacATCCGGCGCAAggaccagcgccgccaagagcgccgcgcccagcgcgacatgctgcagACGACACTCACGCGCctgcaggagcagcagcagttTATGGAGTCACAAATCAAGAGCTACGAAACCTGCATGGACCGCGGAAAGCACGCCATGCAAAAGCCCACATcccgccggcgccgcctcatgGACACGCTCCCCTTCTCGCCGCAGTTCTTCCACCAGCGCAGCCTCAAGGCCGCCGGCATGATGCCCACATACGGCTCGTACCGCTACTCGGCGACACGCCTGCACGCCAAGGGCATCCTGGCCTACATCGAGCGGCCCGACAACCTCGCGATCGATCAGCTGTCCTTCACCATCGCCAGCGACCAGGTCGGCGTCTTTGAGCTCGAAGCCAGCGTCGGATCCATCGTCGCAGGCAACGCCACACTCAGGATGGACGACCTCCTCGAAGCTCAATACGCGAACCAGAcgcacgtcggcatgctcgacggcgccatCCAGTTCCATCTCACGCCCCTGATTCGGTTCATTAATAAGAAGTTTTATACGTGA
- a CDS encoding TBC1 domain family member 20, giving the protein MSAWHEAGRSALPPPRPVAQHADESQVALDVRRSFHAWDAALVGDVHLRQAQLSDLLCGTLRAYPYLHYYQGLHDIVAVILLTMCPTPTWPSDAVRERVQTVVHYVCLMLVRDDMTTDLLPAMAQMKLVLHIVRAADAPYAYALERTFGSSHIVVVLPWLLTLLTHDAPSLAVAQHVVTFVLEHGPASMLYVCAALVLAQKEGALHVVDDMPLLHQHLAQAPRTQMTSGAQPILTAAASLMQTYSLECPVVCAHRVLSRDSVLFTWPRTDVDVAHILSLPTSHLVLDAAPTPREHPRVAVAPRLRPLRRVLRLWRGPPTLWVSSLSLLLGGSVLSLLLAMHVASAPYART; this is encoded by the coding sequence ATGTCGGCATGGCACGAGGCGGGGCGGAGCGCTTTgccaccgccgcggcctgtcgcgcagcatgccgacgagagccaagtcgcgctcgATGTGAGGCGCAGCTTTCATGCTTgggacgccgcgctcgtcggtGATGTGCACCTGCGGCAAGCGCAGCTCTCCGACCTGCTCtgcggcacgctgcgcgccTATCCGTATCTGCACTATTACCAGGGCCTGCACGATATCGTCGCTGTCATCCTGCTGACAATGTGCCCCACACCCACATGGCCGAGcgatgccgtgcgcgagcgcgtccAAACGGTCGTGCACTACGTGTGCCtcatgctcgtgcgcgacgacATGACGACCGACCTGTTGCCTGCTATGGCCCAGATGAAACTCGTGCTGCATAtcgtgcgcgcggccgATGCACCGTATGCCTACGCGTTAGAACGCACGTTCGGATCGAGCCacatcgtcgtcgtcctgccCTGGCTCCTCACGCTCctgacgcacgacgcgccatcGCTGGCGGTGGCACAGCACGTCGTCACCTTTGTGCTGGAGCATGGGCCAGCCAGCATGCTGTACGTGTGCGCCGCTCTCGTGCTCGCGCAAAAAGAGGGGGCGCTACATGTGGTGGACGATATGCCGCTCCTTCACCAGcacctggcgcaggcgccgcgcacccagatgacgagcggcgcgcagcCGATCCTCacagccgccgcctcgctcatGCAGACGTACTCGCTCGAGTGCCCGGTCGTGTGCGCTCACCGCGTCCTGAGCCGGGACAGCGTGCTGTTCACATGGCCTCGCACCGATGTGGATGTGGCGCACATCCTCTCGCTGCCCACGTcgcacctcgtgctcgatgccgccCCGACGCCGCGCGAACACCCACGCGTGGCCGTTGCGCCGCGCTTGCGTCCtctgcgccgcgtgctgcgccttTGGCGCGGGCCGCCGACGCTGTGGGTCTCGTCCCTCTCGCTCCtgctgggcggcagcgTCCTGAGCCTCCtgctggccatgcacgTGGCCTCCGCCCCCTACGCACGGACATAG